A genomic stretch from Anaerolineae bacterium includes:
- a CDS encoding ArsA family ATPase, translating to MRILLYTGKGGVGKTSVSASTALRCADLGYRTIVVSTDPAHSLADSFDMPLGAEPTPITDNLWGQEIDLLYQMEKYWGTVQEYLSALLAWRGLDQLLAEETAVLPGMEELASLLQIVYLHDTGDYDVIIIDSAPTGATLQLLAFPEMARWYLDRIFPIQTKAIQLSRPILRAVTDMPIPEDHLFRTIEQLIRELERMHQLLTDPELSSARIVLNPEKMVIKEAQRALTYLNLYGYSVDLVVVNRVLPADAAGPYFDTWRQTQARYLQMIEEMFSPLPMRLVPMFEDEVVGLEMLRRMAERIYGDEDPTRLYFRGLTQTVEKEGNRYYLRLPLALAPKEAIQLTHAGEELVIHIGNFKRTLLLPRVLAGRQVLGAQYADNVLTVTFGENSQHASQEG from the coding sequence ATGCGCATCCTGCTGTACACGGGCAAAGGAGGCGTGGGCAAAACCAGTGTCTCGGCCAGCACCGCACTGCGCTGTGCCGACCTGGGCTACCGCACCATCGTGGTGAGCACGGACCCCGCCCACAGCCTGGCCGATTCCTTCGATATGCCGCTGGGGGCCGAACCCACGCCCATCACCGATAACCTGTGGGGGCAGGAGATTGACCTGCTCTATCAGATGGAAAAGTACTGGGGCACTGTGCAGGAGTATCTGTCCGCCCTGCTGGCCTGGCGCGGGCTGGACCAGCTCCTGGCGGAGGAGACCGCCGTCCTGCCCGGCATGGAGGAGCTGGCCAGCCTTCTGCAGATCGTGTATCTGCACGACACGGGCGACTACGATGTCATCATCATTGACAGTGCCCCCACCGGGGCGACGCTTCAACTGCTGGCCTTCCCGGAGATGGCGCGCTGGTACCTGGACCGCATCTTTCCCATTCAGACCAAGGCCATCCAGCTTTCACGCCCGATTTTGCGTGCCGTGACCGATATGCCCATCCCGGAGGACCACCTCTTCCGCACCATCGAGCAGTTGATCCGCGAGCTGGAGCGCATGCATCAACTGCTGACGGACCCGGAGCTGTCCTCGGCGCGCATTGTGCTCAATCCGGAGAAAATGGTCATCAAAGAGGCCCAGCGCGCGCTGACCTATCTCAACCTGTACGGCTATTCGGTGGACCTGGTCGTCGTCAACCGCGTACTGCCGGCCGATGCCGCCGGCCCCTACTTCGACACCTGGCGCCAGACCCAGGCACGCTACTTGCAAATGATCGAGGAAATGTTCTCGCCCCTGCCGATGCGCCTGGTGCCCATGTTCGAGGACGAGGTGGTGGGGCTGGAGATGCTCAGGCGCATGGCGGAGCGCATTTACGGCGATGAGGACCCGACCAGGCTGTATTTCCGGGGGCTCACCCAGACGGTGGAGAAAGAGGGGAACCGCTATTACCTGCGTCTGCCCCTGGCGCTGGCGCCGAAAGAGGCCATCCAGCTCACGCACGCCGGCGAAGAGCTGGTCATCCACATCGGCAACTTCAAACGCACCCTGCTGTTGCCGAGGGTGCTGGCCGGCCGGCAGGTGCTGGGCGCCCAGTACGCCGATAACGTCCTGACCGTCACCTTCGGCGAAAATTCCCAGCACGCCTCGCAGGAGGGGTGA
- a CDS encoding FadR family transcriptional regulator, giving the protein MAPVRKQRLHEIIADRLQEMIVRGDFCAGEALPTENEMAEQFQVSRTVVRDAIRVLATKGLVEIRHGVGTFVTQSGRDRLAEAIALSVRRGDYTPWELYLVRRALELVVVEEAIHHATPEHIAAMRQAMDDYEQNAFDPEKAVEAHIRFHRIMLESTGKRILMDLLEPITVFRIPYEWGTEKGEVPAPQRYAAGHRRIVDAIEARDLERARQAMLDHLADLERRARRAMEAREPAE; this is encoded by the coding sequence ATGGCCCCGGTTAGGAAACAGCGCCTCCATGAGATCATCGCCGACCGCCTACAGGAAATGATCGTGCGCGGGGACTTCTGCGCCGGCGAAGCCCTCCCCACTGAAAACGAAATGGCCGAGCAGTTCCAGGTCAGCCGCACCGTCGTGCGCGACGCCATTCGCGTCCTGGCCACCAAAGGCCTGGTGGAAATCCGCCACGGCGTCGGCACCTTCGTCACCCAGAGCGGCCGCGACCGCCTGGCAGAAGCCATCGCCCTCTCCGTGCGCCGCGGCGACTACACCCCCTGGGAACTGTACCTTGTGCGCCGCGCCCTCGAGCTGGTCGTCGTGGAGGAGGCCATTCACCACGCCACCCCGGAACACATTGCGGCCATGCGCCAGGCCATGGACGATTACGAGCAGAACGCCTTTGACCCCGAGAAAGCTGTCGAGGCCCACATTCGCTTCCATCGGATCATGCTGGAATCCACCGGCAAGCGCATCTTGATGGACCTTCTCGAACCCATCACCGTTTTCCGCATCCCCTATGAGTGGGGAACGGAGAAGGGAGAGGTGCCGGCGCCGCAGAGGTATGCCGCCGGCCACCGCCGCATCGTGGATGCCATCGAGGCGCGCGACTTGGAACGCGCCCGACAGGCCATGCTGGACCACCTGGCCGACCTGGAGCGGCGCGCCCGCCGGGCCATGGAAGCCAGGGAGCCGGCCGAATAA
- a CDS encoding ABC transporter permease has protein sequence MTKYIIRRLIISIPVLFGITVIVFLLIHFAPGDPVMGMIDPTQGGFSAELIERERARLGLDQPLPVQYVMWLGRVLRGDLGYSLITRKPVAKLIGERIWPTVQLTMSALLLSIIVGITIGIISAVKQYSWIDYLTTLFSFAAVSVPGFFLALGLIFILALKLQWLPTSGMQTLGQPFSVGDRLKHMIMPVIVLSVSITAPLVRYARSSMLDVLRQDYVNAARAKGLREWVVILRHALPNALIPLVTVIGLRLPALFEGSVIVEQIFHWQGMGSLNIWAVLNQDYTTLMGLNMFTAILVLGANLLTDIAYAIVDPRIKYE, from the coding sequence ATGACCAAATACATCATTCGCCGGCTCATCATCTCTATCCCAGTCTTGTTCGGCATCACCGTTATCGTCTTTCTGCTCATTCACTTCGCCCCAGGCGACCCGGTAATGGGCATGATCGATCCCACCCAGGGAGGCTTCAGCGCCGAACTCATCGAACGGGAGCGCGCCCGCTTGGGGCTGGATCAACCCCTCCCCGTGCAGTACGTCATGTGGCTGGGACGGGTCCTGCGCGGTGACCTGGGCTACTCCCTCATCACCCGGAAGCCCGTCGCCAAACTTATTGGCGAGCGCATCTGGCCCACGGTACAGCTCACCATGTCGGCACTGCTCCTCAGCATCATCGTGGGCATCACCATAGGCATCATCTCGGCGGTGAAGCAATACTCGTGGATCGACTACCTCACCACCCTGTTCTCCTTCGCCGCGGTCAGTGTGCCGGGATTCTTCCTGGCCCTTGGCCTCATCTTTATCCTGGCGCTGAAACTCCAGTGGCTCCCCACCTCCGGCATGCAGACGCTGGGACAACCCTTCTCGGTGGGGGACCGCCTGAAGCATATGATCATGCCGGTCATCGTGCTGTCGGTGAGCATCACCGCGCCCTTAGTGCGATACGCCCGTTCTTCGATGCTGGACGTACTGCGGCAGGACTATGTGAACGCCGCGCGCGCCAAGGGACTGCGGGAATGGGTGGTCATCCTGCGGCATGCCCTGCCCAACGCGCTCATCCCGCTGGTCACGGTCATCGGCCTGCGTCTGCCGGCCCTCTTCGAAGGCTCCGTCATCGTCGAGCAAATCTTCCACTGGCAGGGCATGGGCTCCCTCAACATCTGGGCGGTGCTGAACCAAGACTACACCACCCTGATGGGGCTGAACATGTTCACCGCCATCCTGGTGCTGGGCGCCAACCTGCTGACCGACATCGCCTATGCCATCGTTGACCCGCGCATCAAGTACGAATGA